A window of Fragaria vesca subsp. vesca linkage group LG7, FraVesHawaii_1.0, whole genome shotgun sequence contains these coding sequences:
- the LOC101311530 gene encoding uncharacterized protein LOC101311530 → MTLATPKGSVSMNQYPKIVSWIGVSVAGLAMFLLFASWVLVSFPIGSTVSGYFYGVDSLLKLELSGTSGNQSVVDSPIPNNVVMSDKEETSESSSEVPTSLNSPVDGSEGKDVKDLPDVPVVDENGASGKPVDTQVPSGSSSSSADENVETTHQTLSNDTNSHVSLSTTHNEDEDVAKPALGSSNVTEISVVPETNDSTPSSTDSKSGGNPASSDLPNDASSGSVDTGCDLYHGSWFYDPLGPQYTNNTCPVITQMQNCQGNGRPDKEYENWRWKPLQCDLPRFDARKFLELMRGKTIAFIGDSVARNHMEAMLCILWQVETPRNRGNKKMQRYYFKSTNTFVVRIWSSWLVKQTSEAFDYAPEGVAKLHLDAPDDRLMDVIPQFDVIVFSSGHWFAKQSVYILNNEIVGGQLWWPDKSKDMKINNIEAFGISVETILTALATHPNYTGIAIVRSFSPDHYEGGAWNTGGSCTGKVRPLAAGERVENGFTNIMHQKQVMGFNRAIKKLTNKSKLKLMDITEAFEYRHDGHPGPYRSPDPNKQTKRGPDGRPPPQDCLHWCMPGPVDTWNEFVLEIIRREYEDTKNSSS, encoded by the exons ATGACTTTGGCCACGCCCAAAGGCTCAGTTTCGATGAATCAGTACCCGAAAATTGTTTCCTGGATTGGTGTTTCGGTGGCAGGGTTGGCTATGTTTCTGCTTTTTGCTTCATGGGTTTTAGTTTCGTTCCCAATTGGTTCCACGGTTTCGGGGTATTTCTATGGTGTTGATAGTTTGCTGAAGCTAGAGCTTTCCGGTACTTCAGGCAATCAGAGTGTGGTTGATTCGCCTATTCCGAACAATGTAGTTATGTCCGACAAGGAGGAGACGTCCGAGTCTAGTTCAGAAGTTCCCACGAGTTTAAATAGTCCGGTGGATGGGTCGGAAGGTAAAGATGTGAAAGATCTGCCAGATGTGCCGGTAGTTGATGAGAATGGTGCATCAGGGAAACCGGTTGATACACAAGTGCCTTCTGGTTCGAGTAGTTCTTCAGCTGATGAGAATGTGGAAACAACTCATCAGACTTTGTCCAATGATACCAACTCACATGTGTCCTTGAGTACAACTCACAACGAGGATGAAGATGTAGCAAAACCTGCTCTTGGATCATCCAATGTTACTGAAATTTCTGTGGTTCCGGAAACAAATGATAGTACTCCCTCTTCTACTGATTCCAAATCAGGAGGCAATCCAGCTTCATCTGATCTGCCCAATGATGCAAGTAGTGGTTCAGTCGATACAG GCTGTGATCTGTACCATGGAAGTTGGTTTTATGATCCATTAGGACCACAGTATACAAACAATACATGCCCTGTCATAACACAGATGCAAAATTGCCAGGGAAATGGGAGGCCCGACAAGGAGTACGAGAACTGGCGATGGAAACCCCTTCAGTGTGACCTGCCACGCTTTGATGCCAGGAAATTTCTAGAGTTGATGAGGGGGAAGACAATAGCTTTCATCGGTGATTCTGTTGCTCGAAATCACATGGAAGCAATGTTGTGCATTCTCTGGCAG GTAGAAACCCCAAGAAACCGGGGCAACAAGAAAATGCAACGATATTATTTCAAGTCAACAAATACTTTTGTAGTCCGTATTTGGTCCTCGTGGCTTGTCAAGCAGACATCTGAAGCATTTGATTATGCCCCAGAGGGTGTGGCCAAACTCCACCTTGATGCCCCTGATGACCGCTTGATGGATGTCATACCACAGTTTGATGTTATTGTTTTCTCTTCTGGCCATTGGTTTGCTAAGCAGTCTGTTTACATCCTAAACAATGAGATTGTAGGAGGACAGTTGTGGTGGCCAGATAAATCGAAGGACATGAAGATTAACAACATTGAAGCATTTGGAATATCGGTTGAGACGATTCTCACTGCTCTTGCTACACATCCAAATTATACAGGGATTGCCATTGTTCGTTCCTTTTCACCTGACCATTATGAAGGCGGGGCTTGGAATACAGGAGGATCATGCACTGGGAAAGTAAGGCCTCTTGCAGCTGGTGAGAGAGTGGAAAATGGCTTTACAAATATAATGCATCAAAAACAGGTAATGGGCTTTAACCGTGCAATAAAGAAATTGACAAACAAGTCAAAGCTGAAATTGATGGATATCACCGAAGCTTTTGAGTACCGTCATGATGGACATCCAGGTCCATATAGAAGCCCTGACCCGAATAAGCAAACAAAGCGTGGCCCTGATGGAAGGCCGCCGCCACAGGATTGCTTACATTGGTGCATGCCAGGTCCAGTTGATACTTGGAACGAATTTGTGCTTGAAATCATAAGAAGAGAATATGAGGACACCAAGAACTCATCTTCATGA